In one Nicotiana sylvestris chromosome 8, ASM39365v2, whole genome shotgun sequence genomic region, the following are encoded:
- the LOC104231766 gene encoding uncharacterized protein produces the protein MSGSVNRVENDNLENHRENGVAIPVIGTPLQNPDNAPRPIPEDAGSRDAQQVDENSHTDRSIQHGDQQEAQKTPARDEQGVSLHVIFKMLQAQQLAIAQLQSHPKTPSTVAPKTIPPVEQVSERASNNNRSIADPAIVKTLEDLTKSIESGEKVIAANDKKIGTYNFRVDQIPGSPPVLKGVDSKKFAQRPFLEETALKPIPKKFRMPELPKYNGTSDPDECVTSYTCAAKGNGIKSDEIGFVFLKKFGETLSKGAAMWYHNLASNSIDPFAMQADPSTKAHAGALKVATKKSDVFKIKQRENETLREFVSRFQMERMELPLVSDDWAVQVFTQGLNERSSVASKQSKQNLIKYPAVTWSDVHNQYQSEIRAEDDQLGAPSGSVYPSRLLAKESKSNKERYPQYIEDRRNAPRCNLPRNGRRMDRGQYPRRLINRARFDRDTRPTGAPCLSEYNFNVAASDIVFTISKTRDAKWPRPI, from the coding sequence atgtccggctcagtgaacagagttgagaacgacaaccttgaaaaccacagAGAAAACGGTGTGGCCATTCCAGTTATTGGCACGCCACTGCAAAACCCCGATAACGCACCTAGACCGATTCCAGAGGACGCGGGTTCGCGAGACGCACAGCAGGTCGATGAAAACTCGCACACCGATAggagcatacaacatggcgaccaacaggaagcccaaaagacCCCAGCTCGGGATGAACAAggagttagtcttcatgttattttcaaaatgttgcaggcacaacagctagctatcgctcagctgcaaagccatccgaagactcctagcacggtagcaccgAAAACTATTCCCCCGGTCGAACAAGTATCGGAGAGAGCAAGCAACAACAACAGATCAATAGCCGACCCTGCCATCGTGAAAACACTCGAGGACCTCACTAAAAGTATCGAGTCGGGCGAGAAAGTGATagcagccaacgacaagaagATCGGAACCTATAACTTcagagtcgaccaaatcccgggttCACCCCCGGTtttgaagggtgtagattcgaagaagttcgcaCAACGGCCGTTCCTAGAGGAAACGGCTCTGAAACCCATTCccaagaaattcagaatgccggaactcccaaagtacaatggGACATCAGACCCCGATGAATGCGTTACTTCCTACACTTGCGCAGCGAAAGGCAACGGCATAAAGAGCGATGAGATCGGGTTCGTATTTCTgaaaaagttcggggaaacactctcaaaggGGGCCgcgatgtggtatcacaacttggcttcTAACTCCATAGATCCATTCGCCATGCAAGCAGACCCCTCTACAAAGGCACACGCCGGTGCCCTCAAAGTAGCAACGAAGAAATCTGacgttttcaaaattaagcaaagagagaatgaaacgttgcgggaattcgtgtctcgctttcaaatggaacggatggagctaccgcTAGTCTCCGACGATTGGGCAGTACAGGTTTTCACCCAAGgtctgaacgaacgaagctcggtggcttcaaaacagtCGAAACAGAACTTGATCAAGTATCcagctgtgacctggtcggacgtccacaatcaGTACCAGTCAGAaatcagggccgaggatgaccagttgggagccccctcgggctcagtatatccgagCAGACTCCTGGCGAAGgagtcaaaatcaaacaaagaaagatacccgCAGTACatcgaagataggaggaatgccccgaggtgcaacctacctcgcaacggtCGGAGAATGGATCGAGGACAATATCCTCGAAGGCTCATCAACAGAGCCAGATTCGACAGAGACACAAGGCCAACGGGGGCACCTtgcctatcagaatacaacttcaacgtcgctGCATCGGACATCGTGTTCACCATCAGCAAAACCAGGGACGCCAAATGGCCCCGGCCTATTTAG